From the Neobacillus sp. PS3-34 genome, the window AGCCATACATGAAATTAATGTTTTTGCCCCTTCGCTGTAGTAATAGCTTGAAACATGATATGGGACAAGCATTTTATTGGTATATAATAGAATATAAGATATTTACTGTAAAAAATGAATAGAGTCGATTGATTTGAGTTTTCAAATTAGCGGGAAATCAACTCCATAGGAGGAGAACAGCTTGAGTAAAAGAAGAACCAAAAAACAACAACGAGAATTAGAAGAAGGAATTAAAGGATTAATTGGTATGGTGGGATTAGGCTCCTATTGGTTTACAAGATCCATCTACCAGACCGGAATTATCATGGGCATTGCCCTCATCTTAATCATCGCTATAGCAATCTATAAAAAAAATAAACGAAATGAACGTCTAAGAAATTCAGGTATTAGTGAAATTGATGCAATGGATGGCATTCAATTTGAACATTATTTAAAAGAACTGTACAAGTCCAAAGGCTATGCTGCTGAGGTTACCAGTGCAAGTGGTGATTATGGAGGAGATTTATTGCTTTCGAAGGAAGGTAGAAAAGTCGTCGTCCAGGCAAAACGGTATTCAAAGGATGTCGGTATAAAAGCAGTTCAGGAAGTGGTCGGTGCAAAAGCCTATTATTCAGCAGATGAAGCCTGGGTTGTTTCCAATAGCTACTTTACAAAAGCAGCTAAAGAACTGGCAAAGAAAAGCAATGTAGTATTAGTAGACCGCGATGAGCTAATAGAGAGTATTCTTGGTTCAAATCCAGGTATGAAAAGGGAGAGTTCGTCGGTGACCGTTTCTGGCAACGCGGTTACTGTATGCAGTAAATGTGGCAGCCCGATGGTTCTGAAGACAGGGAAGAGAGGGAAATTTCTTGGCTGCAGTAATTTTCCTAACTGCAGGTTTACGCAGGATGCTGGGTGAGTTTACTTCTTGGTCTACCTCGAAGTTTGTCGGAAAATAGTTAATCAAACGTTTGATTGAATGAGGGCAAAAGCTTGGTATGAATGGATTTAAATAATATTCCCGTGCCTGTCACTTCCCTTAATCAACCGTTTTCCTGATTTATCAACCGAAAATAGGAAGTTTATCAACTTTTAATAGATTGAGTGGAGGGACAGACCTCTACTGAGGTAAAGCGAGAGAGGACAGACTCCCATCAAGAAAAGGCCGAACATCACAAGGATGTCCGGCCATTCTTTTTTGAAAATCCATCTTATTTGATTTTTAATTCCAGCGATTCTACTTTGCTTTGGTAGAGGGTACCGTATATGTCTACTGTTTTTAGTGATGGTGTGAGTGTTGTAGAAATCGCTTTATCATTGATCCATTTAAAGTAATAGGTCACCACGGTTCCTTCGTCTTTTGGATCCTTCGTTACATCGCCCACGAAGGAGGCGGTGTATTCGATTGTATTTGCACCTGCATTGTTTTTTATGGTGTCAATAGGAGCAAGATCCGTTGCAAAATAGTCCCCGGCATTTCCGCTTGTCACGGGTGTTCCGTCCTTACCGACCAGCTGAAGAACTGAAGGATCATAGTTAATGATAGACTGTAATCCGTAAGTGTAAGCCGCATGGGAAATGAATGCTTTTATTTCAATAATATCGCCGGGTTGAGGCTGCCTTGTCCGGGACAAGCTGTAAAAGTGTTTCGTTTTGTCCAACGTAAACATCTTTTTGTTCTCCCTGCACGCCATCATTTTTCTTCACGAATTGAGCATCGAGACTGTTTACCATACCATCTCTATTGATATCTGCTTTGTCTGCCATCCAGTCCGGATAATACCCGTTTTCGGTCTTATCGTTAAGATAGCGGTTGATCACCATCCGGTCGTAAAAATCAACCTTGTTATCACCATTTGTATCACCGGCTGTTTGAAGCACGACTGGCAATTCCAATAAAGATACGGGAAGCGCCTTGCCATTTGCATCCGTTTTGGCCACATAGACATTTTTTATCCATGCACTAACATGTCCGGGGGCGAGTAATTCAATATCATATGTCTCTCCTGGTTTTAGTCCACCTATTAAATAACTGCCGTCATAGCCAAATTCCCAGCCAAAGTCTTTCCGGTAACCGTCCAAAGCAAGAAGTTCCTGGTTTGTTGCGGAGTTATATACCTTGATTCTGGTACCATCTCCTCCGTATACCACATCTGTCCGTGGCTGGCCGTTTTTATCGAGGAATGCCTCCAGCTTTAGCTTGCCGGTCAATTCGGCAGGGGAAGTGAAGACCTCCATTGTTTTTTCCGTACTCATTAATGCTTGTGATCCAGCCGGGCTCGTATAGGCTGCCTTTGTCACATGGAATGTTTTTTGCCCAAGTGCACTTACCTCAGGGCTGGTGTTAAAATAAACGTTTGCGACAGGGATGTTGCCGTCCAGGCCGGTCGCTAAACTTTTACCGTCCACCTTAATGCTTAGGGTATTACCATTGTTATCTGCGCTTACCACGGCATTCGGAAACTTTTTCAGGAATTCCTGAGATGGCTCTGCTTTTACATAGGTAAAAACGGAATTGTCATAACCCAGTTCAAATTCTCCTGACAGATAATCCTTTACCTGATTCGCATTTAATGCCACTTTCATTTCTTTGCCAAGCTCGACGTCGTTCGCTTCGACTGAAGTGCTTTTATCATAATGAAGGGTAAAAGTCTCCGTATTTTCATTTCCTGCTTTATCAGCTACTGTCACTGTCAATGTGCTCGTTCCAGGGGGAATATTTTGAATGGCAAAATCCATGTTTTCGTCTTTTGTCTCATATCTGGCTTGTAAATCAGGTGATTCAGCCGATACAACCTTGCCATCCTGTTTGATTTCATACTTTATTTTAATCATATTAAACAATGCGTTATCCGAAAACATCCAATTCTTCACGATGTACACAATTTTTGTTCCTGTTATGGAGCCCATCCAGTCAGACGAGCTAACGGTAATGTCATGGCTTTTGTTATCGTCAAGCAGAATTTGTGTTTTATCACTCTCAACCACGGCTAATTTGTTTTTATAAGTGTCATTTCCGTATTGGTCTGTTGATGCAAAATATATACTGTACAGGCCGGATATTGCTGTTTTTTCCTCTAACAGATTGCCTTGATCGTCAATTGGCTGATACGAACCGTTCCAGGTAAAATGATGGTCGCCTTTCGTTAATTCATCTGTTTGTATATCCTTGATTAATCCGATTTCTCCCGTATCATGATTGAGGGCAAAAAAGTAGCCTTCATTCATTTTCGTATTCAGGGAATAATCAATGGTTGTCGTATCCTTTATACCGTCTCCATTCGGTGAAAGGAATTGGTATAGTGCAAAGGAAGAAACACCAGGGAATATTTTTGCGTTTTTAAAAGCAGCAAATGGCACCTGGAGCTTAGGGACATTGCGGCCATCCGGCGCTAAATAGACAAATCCTTCATACCTTCCGTCGGCTCCTGCCTCATCCGGCTTTAACGTTACCTGTATCTCTTTTTCACTTTTGGCAGGTATCGTAATGTTTTTTGTATCAAAAACCAGCCTTGGTTCACCGCCGCCTGCAAGCGTAGGGGTAGGATTTTCTTCATCCGGAACCTCATTGGTGAAGTATTTCATCTCATAAGACAGTTTATACGTCACTGGATTGGAAGAGCTGTTTTTTATTGAAATTGTTTTTGTTTTATCTGCACTTCCCCATATATCGCCAAAGTTAAGGGAAGCGGTGTGGTATTCCACTTGTTCAGGTGATGTTCCCCCGAGTGGATCCTTTGTCAATAAAGCAGTCTCCGGGACTTCGGCCACTATTTCGTCTGTTAACGCCTTAAGCGGCTGAACACGTCCCGAGCCTGTTTCCAAAACGCTGTACGGCCCTTGGGTAAAAATGCTTGTATCAAGCTTTTTGGAGGTGTTCATCAGCAATGCCTTAATATCAAACGAATGATAAGTTGGATGGGCTTGCTTCATTAGTGCTGAAATACCGGCAACCATTGGAGTTGCCATACTGGTTCCGGACATGCGGGCATAGGAATGGGAGTAATCCCCATTAAGTGACGGTACGGTTGAATAGATTGAAACCCCTGGTGCCACGACATCCGGTTTAATATCCCATGTATCCTTTACCGGACCATTCGAACTGAAATCAGCGATATCATCACCAGGATAAGTGTCCCTGGTTACATCGATAAGACGGATGAACGAAGATTTACTTCTTGCCGCTTCCACAACTGCTGCCAGTTCCCGGCCATCATCGCCCCTCATGTCAAACATAGGAAGCGTTCCAATCACGGGGAACGGACGGTTAATGTTTTCATTCAGACCATCTGCATTAAATGCAATCAATGCTTTTGCGCCAGCCTGCTGTGCCAGTTTGTTCATGTCGTCAAACACCATGACCCCTCTCTTGGCGAGGGCAATTTTTCCTTTAACATTTACCTTTTTAAAATCAGCCTCTGTACCGAGTCCAACGTACACCACTTCTGAATCGCGGTAAAATTCCTTTAGGTTTCCAGGCTCCGACTCCAGCATCCAGTTTAACTGATACTTTTTATCCGTTGAAGCACGGGTAGCTGCTTTATACTGATAAGAATTGATAGGCAAATAAGATGCACCGACCGAGATGGGAAGAGGGGCACCGGCTGGTGATGTGACAGTTCCCAAATTGCGTCCGTTGCCGTAGTTTCCGTTGGCCACAACCGTGATCACATCTGCAAGCATCGCATTATTAACCGCTCTGCTGGTGGCAGTGTCAGCATCGTTCACCGGTGCACCCAATGATAGATTGATCACATCCATGCCATCTTTTACTGCTTTTTCAATCCCAGCTATGACCCATTCATCATAGCCGCCCTGCGGTCCGAGAACACGGTAGACATAAAGGTCGGATTGTGGGGCAACGCCTTTCATGCCTCCAGCCTTTGGATTCCCCCTGCCGGCAATAATACCCGATACATGGGTACCGTGAACGGAAGTTACTTCACTGTTTCCTTCGTAAGGGTCTTTATCCTGGTCGACAAAATCATACCCGCCTTTGTAAGCATTTTTTAAATCTGGGTGTTTGTAGTCAATTCCCGTATCAATCACACCGATTTTCATGCCTTTACCGGTAAATCCGGCTGACCAAACCTGGTTCACCCCAAGGAAAGCCATAGGGTCAGTATTAGACGCTTTATTGGCAGAATCCTTTTCGTTTGGAATCGGCTCGATTT encodes:
- a CDS encoding restriction endonuclease translates to MSKRRTKKQQRELEEGIKGLIGMVGLGSYWFTRSIYQTGIIMGIALILIIAIAIYKKNKRNERLRNSGISEIDAMDGIQFEHYLKELYKSKGYAAEVTSASGDYGGDLLLSKEGRKVVVQAKRYSKDVGIKAVQEVVGAKAYYSADEAWVVSNSYFTKAAKELAKKSNVVLVDRDELIESILGSNPGMKRESSSVTVSGNAVTVCSKCGSPMVLKTGKRGKFLGCSNFPNCRFTQDAG
- a CDS encoding cohesin domain-containing protein — encoded protein: MFTLDKTKHFYSLSRTRQPQPGDIIEIKAFISHAAYTYGLQSIINYDPSVLQLVGKDGTPVTSGNAGDYFATDLAPIDTIKNNAGANTIEYTASFVGDVTKDPKDEGTVVTYYFKWINDKAISTTLTPSLKTVDIYGTLYQSKVESLELKIK
- a CDS encoding S8 family serine peptidase, which translates into the protein MKKVKKGASILLSGLLVFSNFSAVHAAAPAAKNDRINSLAQTIKAKTLLQSPDKNLYIDPAIHLNSEKSENVIVELKTDPIVKQGIRNKSFNKVNAELEIKKSHDKIKDQITKKNLHAKIKTTYDTVFNGMAMEIKSSELPKLIDSDEVVAVYKNHKIEPIPNEKDSANKASNTDPMAFLGVNQVWSAGFTGKGMKIGVIDTGIDYKHPDLKNAYKGGYDFVDQDKDPYEGNSEVTSVHGTHVSGIIAGRGNPKAGGMKGVAPQSDLYVYRVLGPQGGYDEWVIAGIEKAVKDGMDVINLSLGAPVNDADTATSRAVNNAMLADVITVVANGNYGNGRNLGTVTSPAGAPLPISVGASYLPINSYQYKAATRASTDKKYQLNWMLESEPGNLKEFYRDSEVVYVGLGTEADFKKVNVKGKIALAKRGVMVFDDMNKLAQQAGAKALIAFNADGLNENINRPFPVIGTLPMFDMRGDDGRELAAVVEAARSKSSFIRLIDVTRDTYPGDDIADFSSNGPVKDTWDIKPDVVAPGVSIYSTVPSLNGDYSHSYARMSGTSMATPMVAGISALMKQAHPTYHSFDIKALLMNTSKKLDTSIFTQGPYSVLETGSGRVQPLKALTDEIVAEVPETALLTKDPLGGTSPEQVEYHTASLNFGDIWGSADKTKTISIKNSSSNPVTYKLSYEMKYFTNEVPDEENPTPTLAGGGEPRLVFDTKNITIPAKSEKEIQVTLKPDEAGADGRYEGFVYLAPDGRNVPKLQVPFAAFKNAKIFPGVSSFALYQFLSPNGDGIKDTTTIDYSLNTKMNEGYFFALNHDTGEIGLIKDIQTDELTKGDHHFTWNGSYQPIDDQGNLLEEKTAISGLYSIYFASTDQYGNDTYKNKLAVVESDKTQILLDDNKSHDITVSSSDWMGSITGTKIVYIVKNWMFSDNALFNMIKIKYEIKQDGKVVSAESPDLQARYETKDENMDFAIQNIPPGTSTLTVTVADKAGNENTETFTLHYDKSTSVEANDVELGKEMKVALNANQVKDYLSGEFELGYDNSVFTYVKAEPSQEFLKKFPNAVVSADNNGNTLSIKVDGKSLATGLDGNIPVANVYFNTSPEVSALGQKTFHVTKAAYTSPAGSQALMSTEKTMEVFTSPAELTGKLKLEAFLDKNGQPRTDVVYGGDGTRIKVYNSATNQELLALDGYRKDFGWEFGYDGSYLIGGLKPGETYDIELLAPGHVSAWIKNVYVAKTDANGKALPVSLLELPVVLQTAGDTNGDNKVDFYDRMVINRYLNDKTENGYYPDWMADKADINRDGMVNSLDAQFVKKNDGVQGEQKDVYVGQNETLLQLVPDKAASTRRYY